Below is a window of Thermodesulfobacteriota bacterium DNA.
AAAGACCATGAGCTTGAAATAGGAGGGAAAACCTACGTTATGGGAGTGCTTAATCTGACTCCCGACTCATTTTATGACGGTGGGCGTTACACAGATTTAGACAAAGCGATCTTCCACGTAGAGCAAATGATTGAGCAAGGCGCCGATATTATAGATGTCGGCGGTGAGTCAACTAGACCTGGATCAAGCGGGGTAACCTTAGAAGAAGAATTGGATAGAACTATTCCTGCAATAAAGCAGATCAAAAATAATTTTGATACAATCATTTCGATTGATACTACAAAGTCTAAAGTTGCAAAAGAGGCTCTTTTGCAAGGAGCATCAATAGTAAATGATATAAGCGGGCTCAATTTTGATCCATTGATAGGTGACGTAGCTGCTGAATACAAAGCAGGAGTTATACTGACCCATACATCTTCTAAACCAATTGATATGCAGGAACATACTTCTTATGAATCGGTAATAGAGGATGTTATAAGAAGTTTAGAGCATTCTATCCATGCAGCGAAAGATTGTGGAGTGGATGATGACCGAATTGCAATTGATCCTGGGTTTGGTTTTGGAAAGACTGCAGAGCAAAACCTTACAATTTTAAAAAACTTACATGAGTTCAGTAAGCTTGAAAAACCAATACTAATTGGAACATCAAATAAGACCTTTATTGGAAAAACGCTAGACGCTGATATTGACTCTAGAACAGAAGGCACAGCCGCAACAATTG
It encodes the following:
- the folP gene encoding dihydropteroate synthase yields the protein MDIEKKKAPILDPNIKVDRSALLSSSDSDMKKSIFKCKDHELEIGGKTYVMGVLNLTPDSFYDGGRYTDLDKAIFHVEQMIEQGADIIDVGGESTRPGSSGVTLEEELDRTIPAIKQIKNNFDTIISIDTTKSKVAKEALLQGASIVNDISGLNFDPLIGDVAAEYKAGVILTHTSSKPIDMQEHTSYESVIEDVIRSLEHSIHAAKDCGVDDDRIAIDPGFGFGKTAEQNLTILKNLHEFSKLEKPILIGTSNKTFIGKTLDADIDSRTEGTAATIAVGILNGASIIRVHDIAYMSKVSKMVDAIKNAN